From one Bradyrhizobium sp. Ash2021 genomic stretch:
- a CDS encoding dihydrodipicolinate synthase family protein — protein sequence MADFHGVFPYLVSPVDASGQIRTEVLGRLCDDLIKSGVHGLTPLGSTGEFAYLNNAQRAAVVQTTIEAAKGRVPVVAGVASTSIADAVAQAKACQKLGADGILAILEAYFPLADAQVESYFRSVADAVDIPVVIYTNPQFQRSDLTLDVIERLAAHPRIGYIKDASTNTGRLLSIMNRCGDNIKVFSASAHIPAAVMLIGGLGWMAGPACIIPRQSVELYNLCRRARWDEAMMLQRKLWRINEAFARFNLAACIKAGLAIQGYEVGDPVPPQAALTADQRKVVEAALRDVG from the coding sequence ATGGCTGATTTTCACGGCGTCTTTCCCTACCTGGTCTCTCCGGTCGACGCATCCGGCCAAATCCGCACCGAGGTGCTGGGCCGGCTGTGCGACGATCTCATCAAGTCGGGTGTGCACGGGCTGACGCCGCTCGGCTCGACCGGCGAGTTCGCCTATCTCAACAATGCGCAGCGCGCGGCCGTGGTGCAGACCACGATCGAAGCCGCCAAGGGCCGCGTGCCGGTAGTGGCCGGTGTCGCCTCGACCTCGATCGCGGACGCGGTGGCGCAGGCCAAGGCCTGTCAAAAACTCGGCGCCGACGGCATCCTGGCGATCCTGGAGGCGTATTTTCCGCTCGCCGACGCGCAGGTGGAATCCTATTTTCGCAGCGTTGCCGATGCGGTCGATATTCCCGTGGTGATCTACACCAATCCGCAATTCCAGCGTTCGGATCTGACGCTCGACGTCATCGAGCGCCTCGCCGCCCATCCGCGCATCGGCTACATCAAGGATGCTTCCACCAATACCGGCCGGCTGCTGTCGATCATGAACCGGTGCGGCGACAATATTAAAGTGTTCTCGGCGTCGGCCCACATCCCGGCGGCGGTGATGCTGATCGGCGGCCTCGGGTGGATGGCGGGTCCGGCCTGCATCATCCCGCGGCAGAGCGTCGAGCTCTACAACCTCTGCCGGCGTGCGCGCTGGGACGAGGCGATGATGCTGCAGCGGAAACTCTGGCGCATCAACGAAGCCTTTGCCCGCTTCAATCTCGCCGCCTGCATCAAGGCCGGGCTTGCGATCCAGGGCTACGAAGTCGGCGATCCCGTCCCGCCGCAGGCGGCATTGACCGCGGATCAGCGCAAGGTGGTTGAGGCGGCGCTCCGGGACGTCGGGTGA